Below is a window of Pseudarthrobacter equi DNA.
GCACGTTCTGCGCGGCGTCCGCTATCAGTCGCTTGCCTACGGGGGTGGAGCCGGTGAAGGAGATCTTCCGCAGGCGGGAGTCTTTGAGCAGGGGTCCGGAGATTCCTGCGGCGGAGGAGGAGGCGACGACGTTGAGTACTCCGGCGGGCAGGCCGGCGTCGAGCATGGTCTGGGCGAAGTACTGGGCCGTGAGGGGGGTTAGCTTCGCGGGTTTGAGGACCATGGTGCAGCCGGCGGCGACGGCGGGGGCTACTTTGCGGGTGGCCATGGCGAGGGGGAAGTTCCAGGGCGTGATGAGCAGGCAGGGTCCGACGGGTTTGTGCTGGACGAGGATCTTGTTCTTGCCCTCGGGGGTGGTGAGGTAGCGGCCGTAGTCGCGGACGGTTTCCTCGGAGAACCAGCGGAGGAACTCGGCGCCATAGGTGACTTCGCCGCGTGCTTCGGCCAGCGGCTTGCCCATTTCCAGGGTCATCAGGAGGGCGAAGTCGTCGGCGCGTTCGGTGACCAGGTCAAAGGCGCGGCGGAGGATGTCGGCCCGTGCCCGGGGTGCGGTGCGGGCCCAGGCGGCCTGGGCGGCGTCGGCTGCGTCCAGCGCGGCGACCGCGTCTGCGCCGGTGGCGGAGGCGAGCGTGACGAGGACCTCGCCGGTGGCGGGATCGTGCACGTCGAACGTGCCGCCGTCGGACGCATCCCGCCACTCACCGTTGATCAACAGGCCGGTGGGCACCGAGGCAAGCAGGGATATTTCGCGGTCGATGGTCAAAGTCGTGGTATTAGCCATATCGGCTCCTTAGGATGCGTAGCTCAGTGCCTCAGGGCTCACGGCCCTGGATTTACGGGGGGCGGGGACGGGGAGGGTGGGAAGTGCTCACTTCGTGCTCCGGGTGTTGCGGGTTTCACGGGCGAGATGAGTGCTGACGCACTTTCCGGCCAGCGAACTGGTCGCTGGTCACCACTTCACACATGGGAGAGAGGAGTTCCAGCAGCGCCAGCGTCTGTTGCTGGGCTTGATCGCTGACAGCGGCACAGGCGTCGGAAATTATGGTGACAAACCGTCCGGCGTCCACCGCGCCAAGCGCGGTGGACAGGACACAGCAGTCGGTGGCTACCCCGGTCAGGACGATTTCTGCCCCTTCCGGGATGAGGGCTGCCAGCTGTGGTCCCCATTTGGAAAACGTCGGAGCGTCGAGGACCGTTGCCGTGCCTGAGACATCCATGGTGATGTCCCAGGCGCTGGAATCGGCTGGATATCGCATCTCGTCCCAGCGCTGATAGTAGGCCGCCCAGGCTCCGTGTTCGGTCTCATCGCGGACGAAGCGGGTGAAAACGGTGCTGCCTTCGAATTCCTGGTGAAGGCGTTCGATGACGGGGACGATCTCGTCGTAGCGGGGAACCTGCCATTGCCCCTCGTCCTGGAAGGCTCGCTGCATGTCGATGACGACGAGTGTGGCAGCACCGGGGCGAGGGGCGCCGATCACAGGGTTTGTCCGGCAGGGGTGCGGTCCAGCGTTGCGTGGCCGGAGAGGCGCTGGCGCCTGTGGGTGGCGAAGTAGACGGCGGCCGCGACGGCTGCTCCGACGTAGTAGGAGAGGTCACCGATCTGTGGGAAGGCTGCCGCGATGGGACCGGTGTAGATGGAGGACATCCAAAACGGAGAGGACAGGATTACGCCGGCAGCCCAGGCCACGAAGCCCCATTCGA
It encodes the following:
- a CDS encoding NAD-dependent succinate-semialdehyde dehydrogenase, which gives rise to MANTTTLTIDREISLLASVPTGLLINGEWRDASDGGTFDVHDPATGEVLVTLASATGADAVAALDAADAAQAAWARTAPRARADILRRAFDLVTERADDFALLMTLEMGKPLAEARGEVTYGAEFLRWFSEETVRDYGRYLTTPEGKNKILVQHKPVGPCLLITPWNFPLAMATRKVAPAVAAGCTMVLKPAKLTPLTAQYFAQTMLDAGLPAGVLNVVASSSAAGISGPLLKDSRLRKISFTGSTPVGKRLIADAAQNVLRTSMELGGNAPFIVFDDADLDAAVEGAMAAKMRNMGEACTAANRFLVHESVAQEFTRKFAAAMAALTTGRGTHPDTKVGPLIDSGARDDVHALVRAAVDAGAVAVTGGAPVDGPGYFYQPTVLANVPNNAAILGEEIFGPVAPVTTFTTEEDAIRQANASEYGLASYLYSRDFNKLLRVAEQIEFGMVGFNAGVISNAAAPFGGVKQSGLGREGGSEGIAEYTTTQYIGIADPYTAH
- a CDS encoding cysteine hydrolase family protein, producing the protein MIGAPRPGAATLVVIDMQRAFQDEGQWQVPRYDEIVPVIERLHQEFEGSTVFTRFVRDETEHGAWAAYYQRWDEMRYPADSSAWDITMDVSGTATVLDAPTFSKWGPQLAALIPEGAEIVLTGVATDCCVLSTALGAVDAGRFVTIISDACAAVSDQAQQQTLALLELLSPMCEVVTSDQFAGRKVRQHSSRP